The genomic interval gaaacaaaataaaaaggagcACGTGAATTACATGTAGGTATAAGATCGAACGAATGCAATATATTGGAATAATATTAGTAGATACCTGAAGCATCGGAATCGGGTCTGCTATAAAGCTGATTGCcgcgtataataattcgtCGCATATTTGTTTATCTTTGCACTTTTACAGTGACGATACACACCTCGGAATGATTTGAAGAGAGCGAACATCACCCGTTCGTAGCTGAACAACGACTAAATTGACACCCGTGGccagatttttttcaccatatcTTAAATCCATAGGATTGATCTAAACCGAATCTAATATTATGCTTTCTTGACGCGcggaattatcgttattattttattttatataaattaaaaaagatgaaaaggaaaaaaattattccagttTATGGTGACGAAACTCATGGCCAACGTCTTACCTCGATCAATGTATATCTAAATTTCGTGAcgcaaaattaaaaactattAATTACGAAATAATCTATGAAAATCTACCTAATGACACGTACGGTGCTCGTGTGTCGTTTGagaaaggagatgaaaaataaaagtgaaaaaattgtcgaccCGCAACGTGAGAAAGTATTCGATATaaatacaaaaagaaaaaatgaaagaaaaaaattttaatttttataagaTGCAAATCGTGGTTCGgtgatggaagaaaaaaaaaaaacatcaacaaTTTCACTTTCTTTGCGGTTGGAGAGGAATTTCGTTCACGTTctatttgttgaaaaaaaaaaaaaaaaaaaaaaaacagaaatgaaatgagatgaGATGATACGGAATGAAATAAGAGAAGGATATATTGATAGATAAATAGCGCAACTGCGCTCGACGTATCAGATGACGTGTATAGGATAGCGATAAGAGAAACCACTTTTTGGAGATTGAAACTCCGGTGAAGTGGGATAATCTCGATATGCGATGCGCGTTGATCGAGGCGatgtatttttgaatatttgaagaaaaaaaaaggtgaagaaaaacaaaaaaaaaaaaagaataaatagatACGTTAGATGTGGAAtaagttattcgaaaatttcaacggcaGTTTCTCGCTAAGCGCGCTCGGTTCCATAATCCAAGGTCAACGAAATGAGTGAGTggtcggtgaaaaattgttcttcGCCGTCGTCATTATTCTGGCGGATTAAACTTTGAGCCGCGCGATCTACTCGGCGACCTTCTTACAGCCAAAAAGTTCTGTTTACTTTTTGCGTATCCTTCGTGTTATTGATCGAACCGCTCTCCATATGCTACTCGCTGCACGCGTTCTGTCATAGGACCGGACAACGTTGATTCGCCGCTAGACGCGAAAAATCgtaaagtgaagaaaaaaactcgcgcGACAATCgcataaaatttatcgcgcCTTAATTACGCGTTGTATATTACGAAGTGTCCGTTATCGGCCCTAcgattcggaaataaatccatttcattttttccagatcCAAACTTTTACCgtatgttttgttttttttcttccgtgaCATCGATCGTGCAACAGAGATAACACCTGCCGTCCACCGGACAACCCGATTCGAAAAGTGCCGCAGCGGCTCGATCACCGGTGTGAGTAATTGGTATCTTATTGTTAAATAACTTGTCATCTGAAATACGGATGAAATTATCGCGGCTGCTGCGAGTGCGAGTACAAGTTCCATTATTATCGTATATGGGGAACTCGTACATCGATGTTACGTATacggttaatttttcaaatcgtctcAACGACTTCGTTACATACACATTTGtataacgatataatatacggttttcgaacaaaaaagaagaagccgCAACACGcgtaaatgaagaaaagaaaagaattcggaaaaaaaaaaaacagaaacgtcgttacaattatcgttattgGCTGAGATTTTCTGACCATCGTATGACTCCGAGGGTTTTATGTAATAAGCTCTGCATTTTTTAAACGCGTGTTCGCGAGCTGACGACGAGATGATCGagctatgtatgtacacacacacacacacacatcgtGTACAAGTAGGTATGTGCGATGTCATCTGTTTATATCAATGCCAATTATTTCatgactttttctttcttttgtttttttcgctaATCCCCGGTATCGATTGCGGTATCTATTGACGGTaagagatgataaaaaatttctcgcatTATAGCTTTCCTCGTTTATAAATCGGCGAAAATTGCAATAATCGCCGAAATTAATCACGCGCGCTTCTGCAGTAAACGTTGTTCGGTATACACGACGCGCTGCAGCATCTCGAGTTGCGACGTGTGTGGAAATAATTCCGTTAGTtagttccttttttatttttttttctttttcatttttcatcaccgAGATTTGCCTACTTTCACCGCTTCCACATAGCTGACTGACTTTCGATGTAGAAAATTAACCAACTCACGTTCGGGAATAACTTACACGTTCGTATGAGCGCCTAAAACAATGCAGACGTTATCGACGTTCAATTTTGACGCagacaacaaaaataaaagggaaaggtcgaatcgaaattgaaatattttgacaCCATATCCGAAGCGTGCGTCTTCGACGAAAGTcggttgaagatttttttacgACGATCGATTTCCGTCAAACGTtgtatactgtatacatacatacgtatgtacgaacaATTGTGTTTAGGGAACTCGCCACTTCATACATGAAACTTTACACGTATGACGTCCGCTCACGCATACCTCAAGATCGCGATTTACATTTGCATGATACAAACTACGCggcaataaattaataataactaaTGACCTAGTGACGAAATTAGAAGGCTGCCGTTCGATATCgatctctccctctctctctctctcctctttacTCTCTGCAAAACACAGGGTTATATCCATCTGCATTATTTATCGGAGATCATCAATTTTAAATTCACTTCGATCCATGACTCGTTTCGAATGCACGGGTCAGGAGGAGATTAGTCGGAGTACGTGCTGCCGGTACgaaagcgttttttttttttccccccccccccttttcttctcgtcgCTGACAATTTAAAGAATTGCAGGCGTCGTGTACTTTTAGACCAATTGAGATAAGCGGATCGTTAATTAAAATCTTTAGGTCTATGTAAGGCATCCGAGTTAATTTGTGAACACATGACAATTAGTGAAAAACTTTGATTAGGAAGGCGACGAACGCAAGTAAATCAGGTACTCGATTTAGTATGCGCGGTAAAATATAAGTTGAGGTACACGAAACTCgggattaaaaataattttaaaacaaacgtgaaatcgaaattgttgttttctgacctgtttttttttttttttgtttctatccGGTTCTCAATAAACAAAAGTTTCCCAACTCATATGAGACGGGAATCGGCGTAGGTTCGTGCCGAAGTAGTAGTTGCGAGATTCAAATTCGTAACGCTGAAAATTCTTACAACCGTTAATTCGGACGGGAAACTGTggcatttttttatcacaggTGACAGCAAATAGTAGCGGTACTATCGTCGGTTTAGGTGGCTGTAAAGTCTCGTTAGATTTGATTGGAGAATAGTAAAAACTGACGACGATAAAACCAGCAAGGGAAGATCGGTTATCTTAGATGTTATCTAAAAATGAATTACGCAGTAGACTTTTAAACGGAGATGATAATGATACATAATCGTGTGTACGGCATTATTACATGATATAGATTTTCACATGGTAATCAAAAGATTGACAGAAGTACCGGATTGGCTGAAACGGGGGTCAGGCCACTGCGAACGTTTCCCATTGGTCGGTTAAACGCGTGTTGTTCTGTTTCCTTGGAGCACGCGTCATCAAATTAATGAACAATCCGAGAGATTTTCTCGGCAGTCGTGACATAAAAATTTACGGATACGTTATAGATCAATCATGCGATTTCCGAACGATTTCAAACGTGGGGTAAGATCGTTTTAACCCGAACTTACCGGTGACGAATCTTCCGCGGTGGGGCCGCAATCGCCTCCTGGAGGTTAGGTTCAGCTTTTCTTTCGTCCCCTGACATTCGACTTTTCGgagtcgcaaattttttttaaataattacccGCCCACTTGTTAATACTGTTTAGTCAACGCCAAAgatccgatgaaatttttcaatgccCAAAACCCGATCGCTCACTGTCACCGTTCGCACATGAGTTTTATTTAGCACGCCAATAGTTTATGCGCGATTACACCCACGGTACAATGCGGGTATAAATCTTTAGTACGAATTTTACCAACGATCCCTTTTCCGTACACATGCATTCGATCTGTACCAACACCACCCTGTGCAAACGGTACATGGTCTCTCTACGCGCAATCGTCGCTGCCCTCTCCGAGTTATCGacggagaaatttttccattagtTTTTCCCACTGACCTTAGATGTCCTTGGCAGTTCTACGCGGGCTCGAACCTCAATGATCGACAACAATGGGGGGGTTACTTCGAATTGTGTCGTTCGAAGCTCGGCGGTTTATCAGCCGTCAATTCCTCCGATCAAACTGTCATTGTTTCCTACGACCTCGATCACTCCATTATTCTTAGCCAAGCGTATGGTAGACGATAGCTGGGGAAATGTCGTCGATAGGACCGCCGAAAAACGAGCGAGTATTTCTGGACGCAGATTCATTCGCAGACGTAGTGAGAATGGTGAGTTCACAGCGATGTTCGGCTGGCGTTCGTTTGATTCGGTAGACTTTCAGGTACTCAAGAGATTCGTGAGGATGTTTACCCCTGGAAAACCGTTTCATCGTGCCGGATGCTTAGTCATAAATGTCGAGATCGTTGCCGAAGGTGATTGGTATTTGGTAGAAATGACGCATTGCGGTGGATGGAGCCGTCGCGGAGTGGAGAGTTTGTTTCGAGAATTTCATCTCTGTATGAAAAATCGTCCGCTGTCCGACAATAAGGTCACAACGCACGCTCACGTATGGACCAGATGCAACGGGGAGGGAAACGAGATATTTTACGACGTCCGAGGTGCGTCAGATTTCGTCAAACGAAAGACAAAGTTAACCGGTGGTTTCGTTCACTTTCCATCCTTCAGGAACTACGTTTTGATAAAACTGCAAGTGAGTCCACGATGCGTTCCGCGATACCTACAAGCGAAAGAATGACTCTTTCGTTCATATTTTAAtacattcattattttcagtaCAAACTCCGAGCTCCGCACCTGACAGAATTCAAAGACATTTTGATCTGCGAATTTCTCAGTATGAAAGATACCCATCCCTGCGTCAAAGTAACGTTCCATTTGGAGAAGGAAATCTTCCACACGAACCGAGTCCCTTCGGACgaagattttgaaaactgTCAATCATTGTATGGACCATTAGTAGCCATAATCAAGCAAAGTATGAACAATCAATTCAAAGAACGCTGCTTGGAGACTCTGAAGGTCGACAACGCATTCGAAGCACAGAAGGTCCTTGGGAGAACGTTGTTTTCAATGACACATGACAATTACATGATACCCTAAAAGGTGAGATAAACAATTAATCGCAAcggttgtttatttttttatacatttattcaataaattgtaagctgataaaataaacgacaaGTTGTTCATCTCGATCGAACCGTCGTCGACTCTCGTCACGGTGATATTCAAACTTTGCCGGTTAGCCCGCGTTGAATGacgggaaattttcatcggcCTATCGCGCAGCTCAGGCGGCGCGGTGTCAAGAAGAGCCTCATGTATTTTTCCCAGTCGCACGACCGAAACAGGTCAGGTTGGGCAGGTTCACTGACAGCGTACCGAAAACAGCGTCTATTCCGTTGAATGAATAAGAGTCGCCTCGCAATGCTCCGTGTGCTGGTGCctattgggaaaaaaaaatgtgcgcCGAAACAGTGAATGATATTCTCGAAACGAAAGCAGAAGATCTGAGGTTTTCGAGGCTCCGATAATCCCTCGATTAATCACCAGGCTCCCGTATAAATGTGTGCAGTGGACGTTCGTTACCTCTGAGGTTTGAGGTTGTGTAGCCAGTGGTTCTCAATTCGGGAGTGGTAATTTCAcaaaagtacgtacgtacgtgtatactacAAGATGGTATTGTTTATTAGCATGCCAGTACAGTTTCAGTTTGCGTTATGTGGCCTTATTTGCTCCCCGAGTTTTCAGCCGTACCTCCGCAACCTCCGTATTGTCTGAgccgaataaaaattgcgtTATTTTGTCACGTCCGAATTCGTTATTCCGCATCACCTCGGCTACGCCGTACAGTTCCTTTCCTCGTCCCTTTTCAGCGTTCGTTACCCAGCTGCACGTAGTCCTCTTTTTATCCTACCGGTACGTGTTGTTTAAAAGCTGCGGTAAACGCACCAACGTgaataacgtacgtacgtagataacGAGAGGCGTGTGTAAAAGTAACTAATGCTGAAATGCCCCATCCGCACCGATGATCCCTTGCAATCCATTGAGCCGCTCGCAGTCCCTCCGCAGCCCACGTAATTCTCTTCACAATTACACGTATAgctataattttcatcgaatcggTCATGCGAGACGCAAAAGCGCCTTCCGTCGATGCACCTCGTACAAATCTATTCCCCGTCTATTCGTCACACGAAAATATTGCGCCGTTATAATTTCGGACAGTGGTTTGATAGATCGGGAGAGGAGCACCCCGTTAGCGAGGTGGGTTTTCAGAGCCCAATATTTCACTCGCTCGAGGTTCTTATGTTTTTTCTTGGATTGAATAACCGGATGCCCTCGGAATCcaatactttgttttttttttttctttttcccatcgtttctcttctttattttattgattcaACGTGTCTGGTCGGAGGTTATTCTTCCCTATTTTGTGAATTgttttcatgaaaaatgaaatccctGAGTTTTCTACGCGACCATAACCCGTCGACGAAACTATGGCGAGAGAAATAAGCCGGAGattaaatgaatttataattgaattattgataTTCAAGTTTCACGTAATTGAAATAGCGATAACGTTTTTAATCAGGCGACGTCCTTtattgaataaagaaaaaaatgcatcgcGCTAGACGAGCTAACGGAGTTGACAGTTTGTTATTTGTTATCTTATTTTACttgaattatttgttttttaaacaTACTTATGAATATAATTACGTTTATAAATAGATCTTTATGCTCGTTTAGCAAGACTGTCGTCGATCCGTACGGTTTAACAATCTGTACTTCGTACGAAAtgtcgttgaataaaatttcaccaaTACATCAATGACTACCGTGGAAAACTATTCGTTCGGTaaaattctcttctctttatgagaaaaaaaaaaaaataaaataatcgattttcaaacgataCAGAATTTGACTTTTATTTACCACTTCAATTCTACCGCGTTATGAACACCTGTCGGTAGGTAAAATTAATAGAATCTTGGATCCTATTACAGGAGGCCcaccgaacgaataaaaataactataGCGACCAAAGAATTCCCGCTGAACATTCAAAAAGTTGATAGAAATCAAATGATCTCTGTTGAGACTCCGTTAATCGATATCCGTAAAATACCAACGAAGTGATATTCTCACAAAACTAGATGATTGCCTCAGATGAATTTTTGCATCGTCCGGTCGAGAGGTCTGCGTTGGCCAGTTTTTGACGTACAAAAGATTCAACTAGAGTATCGTCGACGTAGCGTTGGCTGGATacacattgtacgtacgtacagtacatAAAAATCGTCTGTGACGTATTCGTGCGGATACGCGGAGGACTTTTTGTTGGTGGGATTGTTGTctttgttgtatttttatacGAGAGACCCCGCATCTCGGAATCAGCTGCAGCAGAAGGAGGCGGGTGTTCGGGTGGGACGTGTGGTAGATGAGAAAAAGTGGCGAGAGACccggataaaaaattaaaccgtCACCGCGTTGTACGAGCGGGTTAAATTTTCTCAGAATATACCAGAGCCAGAAGGATGTCTGAGTTAATTGCACcgagataaatatatataatgtatgcgAATACCCAAATGACGCTTGGACGCCCAAAGTTTATACATTTAATAATATGCGATTCGCGGCCTCTTATCTCAATTTTCACTTTTAGCGATCAACGATCCCGCGGTTCCTGAACCTGGAATCTCCAACGAATCTCATCCGAGATTCTAGGTCAAACGCTGTTGTTTtagttcatttttctcaatttgtcCGATGTCattcgtagattttttttttcaatcttacgACCGGTTATTCGAATATTTACGTCGAAAccgaaaatttctagaaagTGTTTCCGACAGACCGCACGAGAAAATAGGccggaaaaaaagttattcaaataaaatacatctTCGGGCTAAATTCAGTCTATACGGTTATTAATAGAACTACCTTCGATACATTGGCAGGAACTATATGCGTACAGACTTCTTTTTGTACCTACATGGAAAGCACGCGCGTCGCAACGATTTTTGTAgagggcaaagaaaaaaaaaaacacgaacaaaaaaataatacatattataataagAAATAAGTTATACTTGTTAGCCAAACAAGGAACGCCTTCTTGACGGTATAACAAACTCTTTGTATTTCTGCTCGTACACATCCTccgatcaaattttattaaGAATTACAACCGCGGGAGTACTTAATGCGGACAGACaacatgattatatatatacctacgtacacatacgtgcGTATGTACTTACGTATCTATGTACCTAGCATATAGCCATCGCTGTGCGCAATGTTGTTATTACAGCATGtggttttattattgttattaatattatcgttattattattattattattattattatcgcaaGAGATCTCTCGACCGTCCGAGGAGCGTTTACGCACGAAATATTATCCTtggaatttatatttatttgatttattcattttttgtcaagaGAACCGAAAAATGGTTCTTTCTCTATGTATGACATATACCTACGCTAAGGTGTTCTATATAGCTTATGTTCTAACTCATTGCCAGTGGA from Athalia rosae chromosome 1, iyAthRosa1.1, whole genome shotgun sequence carries:
- the LOC110117253 gene encoding uncharacterized protein LOC110117253; its protein translation is MDEKDIHVTTIVFRLREYKSKLLPYVLFFFFRDIDRATEITPAVHRTTRFEKCRSGSITDVLGSSTRARTSMIDNNGGVTSNCVVRSSAVYQPSIPPIKLSLFPTTSITPLFLAKRMVDDSWGNVVDRTAEKRASISGRRFIRRRSENGEFTAMFGWRSFDSVDFQVLKRFVRMFTPGKPFHRAGCLVINVEIVAEGDWYLVEMTHCGGWSRRGVESLFREFHLCMKNRPLSDNKVTTHAHVWTRCNGEGNEIFYDVRGASDFVKRKTKLTGGFVHFPSFRNYVLIKLQYKLRAPHLTEFKDILICEFLSMKDTHPCVKVTFHLEKEIFHTNRVPSDEDFENCQSLYGPLVAIIKQSMNNQFKERCLETLKVDNAFEAQKVLGRTLFSMTHDNYMIP